From Candidatus Manganitrophus morganii, the proteins below share one genomic window:
- the rplT gene encoding 50S ribosomal protein L20 codes for MPRAKGGPKTRQRRNDRLKMAKGYYGGKSRLYRSATEAVDKSLVYAYRDRRAKKRDFRALWIARINAAVRGEGMTYSRFMEGLRKAGILLNRKILAEMAVHDATGFSRILATVQAKIKG; via the coding sequence ATGCCCAGAGCAAAAGGGGGTCCCAAAACCCGACAACGCCGGAACGATCGCCTCAAGATGGCGAAAGGTTATTACGGCGGCAAAAGCCGGCTTTACCGAAGCGCCACAGAAGCCGTCGACAAGTCGCTTGTTTATGCTTACCGAGACCGGCGAGCGAAAAAACGTGATTTCAGAGCCCTTTGGATTGCACGCATCAACGCCGCCGTGCGGGGCGAGGGGATGACCTACAGCCGCTTTATGGAGGGCTTGCGGAAAGCAGGGATCTTGCTGAATCGAAAGATCCTCGCCGAAATGGCGGTTCACGATGCAACCGGCTTTAGCCGGATCCTCGCAACGGTACAGGCAAAGATCAAAGGATAA
- the pheT gene encoding phenylalanine--tRNA ligase subunit beta has protein sequence MPTIEIKISDFESLLGKGKISETQLESLLEYVKGEVKDFLPKEDTAKIELNDSNRPDLWCPEGIARQVLLMESKRKNHPFFTDRKGTADRKVTVAKELKSIRPYLAACVARGMRVTDPILVQLIQTQEKLAEIFGRKRQTVSIGLYRLPKIVFPVRYEVADPAKTRFTPLGFDQPMSLAEILTRHPKGVAYAHTLKGADRYPILIDAKEQILSFPPIINSREIGEVQVGDSELFVEVTGHDLRMVLLALNIFAANLSDRGATIEPVTVQFPEETEFGREIVMPLDFSAPLEVSLDDFNQVLGEKVTKEEITSLLTRYGYTLSGEGKPFRVTAPPYRDDMMHPIDVIEDFVISRGIAHFEPEMPSTFTVGSLSPLERLSDRLREEMVGLGLQEVFSNVLGSRQEFVERMRVEQVGKERPEGRLIEIKNPMTERFSILRPWLLPSLLRVENASSKAFYPHRIFEVGEVARFTASGEETETRVHLAALMAHPTANFSELHAVLEAFCYNLSLRYRLEAISHPTFIEGRAGAIFVGEREAGIIGEIDPEVLTRWQIGMPAAAFEIDIESLDQNKKG, from the coding sequence ATGCCGACGATTGAGATCAAAATCAGCGATTTTGAATCGCTCCTGGGAAAAGGAAAGATCAGCGAGACCCAACTCGAATCGCTCCTGGAGTATGTGAAGGGGGAGGTGAAGGATTTTCTTCCGAAGGAAGATACCGCCAAGATCGAATTAAACGACAGCAACCGGCCTGATCTCTGGTGCCCGGAGGGAATCGCGCGCCAGGTCCTCCTGATGGAATCGAAGCGGAAGAACCATCCATTTTTTACCGATCGGAAGGGGACAGCGGATCGGAAGGTGACGGTGGCAAAGGAATTAAAGTCAATCCGTCCCTATCTGGCGGCTTGTGTCGCACGGGGGATGCGGGTGACCGATCCGATCCTGGTTCAGCTCATCCAAACTCAGGAGAAGCTGGCGGAGATCTTTGGGCGAAAACGCCAGACGGTTTCGATCGGCCTCTATCGGCTTCCGAAGATCGTCTTCCCGGTCCGGTACGAAGTCGCCGATCCGGCCAAGACCCGGTTCACGCCGCTTGGGTTCGATCAACCGATGAGCCTTGCCGAAATCCTCACACGCCATCCGAAAGGGGTGGCCTATGCCCACACATTGAAGGGGGCCGATCGTTATCCGATCTTGATCGATGCGAAAGAGCAGATTCTCTCCTTCCCGCCGATTATCAACAGCCGGGAGATCGGAGAGGTCCAGGTGGGGGATTCCGAGCTTTTTGTCGAAGTGACCGGCCATGATTTGAGGATGGTGTTGCTGGCACTGAATATCTTTGCTGCCAATCTTTCCGACCGCGGGGCGACGATCGAGCCGGTCACCGTCCAGTTCCCGGAGGAGACCGAGTTCGGCAGGGAGATCGTGATGCCGCTCGATTTCTCCGCTCCCTTGGAGGTGAGCCTCGACGACTTCAACCAGGTGCTCGGGGAGAAGGTGACAAAAGAAGAGATCACCTCCCTTCTGACGCGCTACGGTTACACCCTCTCCGGCGAAGGGAAACCGTTCCGGGTAACCGCCCCGCCCTATCGGGACGACATGATGCACCCGATCGATGTGATCGAAGATTTTGTGATCAGCCGCGGGATTGCGCATTTTGAGCCGGAGATGCCGTCGACCTTCACCGTCGGATCGCTTTCGCCGTTGGAGCGGCTCTCCGACCGCCTTCGGGAGGAGATGGTTGGTTTGGGTCTTCAGGAGGTCTTCTCGAATGTCCTTGGTTCCCGCCAGGAGTTTGTGGAGCGGATGCGGGTCGAGCAGGTAGGGAAAGAGCGGCCGGAAGGGCGCCTGATCGAGATCAAAAATCCGATGACGGAGCGTTTTTCCATCTTGCGCCCTTGGCTTCTGCCGTCGTTGCTGCGGGTGGAGAACGCCAGCTCCAAGGCCTTTTATCCTCACCGGATTTTCGAAGTCGGCGAGGTGGCGCGGTTCACGGCGTCGGGAGAAGAGACGGAGACCCGCGTTCATCTCGCGGCGTTGATGGCACATCCGACCGCCAACTTCTCCGAACTGCACGCCGTCCTGGAGGCTTTCTGTTACAACCTTTCGCTTCGCTATCGATTGGAGGCGATCTCTCACCCGACCTTCATCGAGGGGCGGGCCGGGGCGATTTTCGTCGGGGAGCGGGAGGCTGGAATCATCGGTGAGATCGATCCGGAGGTCCTGACCCGGTGGCAGATCGGAATGCCGGCGGCGGCCTTTGAGATCGACATCGAATCTCTCGACCAAAATAAAAAGGGATGA
- the rpmI gene encoding 50S ribosomal protein L35, translating to MRTKLKTHRGAAKRFKITGTGKIMRKQAGKRHLLTHKEAKRKRGLGGDVPVHPGEVSAIARLLPYGN from the coding sequence ATGAGAACCAAATTAAAGACACATCGGGGCGCAGCCAAACGTTTTAAGATCACCGGGACCGGAAAAATTATGCGGAAGCAGGCGGGAAAGCGACACCTGCTTACCCATAAAGAGGCCAAACGGAAGCGGGGTCTGGGAGGAGATGTTCCCGTCCACCCCGGAGAGGTCTCCGCGATCGCGCGACTGCTCCCGTACGGAAATTAA
- a CDS encoding phenylalanine--tRNA ligase subunit alpha, with product MEENEILKLAESLHPLERKVLPIFQGQERLGEEEILRREPLLQPSQLSMALGWLLSKEVIKVIEEQRQELVSLTEVGRSYAAQKNPALRMADEIRSRGQVPIRELQQRTDMEPDEKSGAIGALKETGAVRVVPGGLLEIADPSKLAEFEQLQAVIGRLSQTFEESEMTALSSEDQATIAAYHRKRGKSKGIFRVNERITRIYAPTERFGPLYERSQSVGGAEEVGTLTPEMLKEGSWRGKKFRKYNIQLPPPRIVGGRKHPYRSFLDQVKQKFISMGFEEMRGPLVESEFWDMDALYMPQFHPAREIHDVYFVEGIDKRIPEKVVARVAAAHRNGGETGSRGWRYPFDVQRTRRLVLRSQGTAVSARTLGGKPKIPGKYFSIARCFRYDQVDATHAPDFFQVEGIVLGQEIHFRTLLGLLTLFAKEVARAEEIKFLPAYFPFTEPSVEMHVRHPKLGWMELGGAGLFRPEVTNPLGVDVPVIAWGLGLDRMAMVALGISDIRDLFSPDLGLIREKRTVQEGLG from the coding sequence GTGGAAGAGAATGAAATTTTAAAGCTGGCGGAGAGTCTCCATCCCCTTGAGCGGAAGGTCCTGCCCATTTTTCAGGGGCAGGAGCGCCTGGGTGAAGAAGAGATTCTTCGGAGAGAGCCTCTGCTGCAGCCCTCTCAACTATCGATGGCGCTCGGATGGCTCCTTTCAAAAGAAGTAATCAAGGTGATTGAGGAGCAGCGGCAGGAGCTGGTTTCGTTGACCGAGGTCGGCCGATCATATGCCGCGCAGAAGAACCCGGCGCTCCGAATGGCCGACGAGATCCGCTCGCGGGGCCAGGTTCCGATCCGGGAGCTTCAGCAGCGGACCGACATGGAGCCGGATGAGAAGAGCGGGGCGATCGGTGCCTTGAAAGAGACCGGCGCGGTCCGTGTGGTGCCCGGCGGACTGCTGGAGATCGCCGACCCCTCCAAGCTTGCAGAGTTCGAGCAACTTCAGGCAGTGATTGGGCGACTCTCTCAGACCTTCGAAGAATCGGAGATGACGGCCCTCTCTTCTGAAGACCAAGCGACGATTGCGGCCTATCATCGGAAGCGGGGGAAGTCGAAGGGGATTTTCCGGGTCAATGAGCGGATCACCCGGATTTATGCGCCGACGGAGCGTTTTGGCCCGCTCTATGAGCGGAGCCAATCGGTGGGGGGGGCCGAAGAAGTCGGTACCCTCACCCCCGAAATGCTGAAAGAGGGGAGTTGGAGGGGGAAAAAATTCAGAAAATATAATATCCAGCTTCCCCCTCCCCGAATCGTCGGCGGCCGGAAGCATCCTTATCGAAGCTTCCTCGATCAGGTCAAACAGAAGTTCATCTCGATGGGGTTCGAAGAGATGCGCGGCCCGCTGGTGGAGAGCGAGTTCTGGGACATGGACGCCCTCTACATGCCGCAGTTCCATCCGGCGCGGGAAATCCACGACGTCTACTTTGTTGAAGGGATCGACAAGCGTATTCCGGAGAAGGTGGTCGCGCGGGTGGCTGCCGCTCATCGAAACGGCGGGGAGACAGGCTCGCGGGGCTGGCGTTATCCCTTCGATGTGCAGCGGACCCGGCGATTGGTCCTCCGGAGCCAGGGAACGGCGGTGTCGGCCCGGACGCTGGGGGGGAAACCGAAGATTCCTGGAAAGTACTTCTCCATCGCCCGTTGTTTCCGGTACGATCAGGTCGATGCGACCCACGCCCCCGACTTCTTCCAAGTGGAGGGGATCGTTCTGGGACAGGAGATTCATTTCCGCACCCTGCTCGGGCTGCTCACCCTTTTTGCGAAAGAGGTGGCGCGGGCGGAGGAGATCAAGTTTCTCCCGGCCTACTTCCCCTTCACGGAACCGTCGGTCGAAATGCATGTCCGGCATCCGAAGCTCGGCTGGATGGAGTTGGGTGGGGCGGGACTTTTCCGTCCGGAGGTAACGAACCCGCTGGGGGTCGACGTTCCGGTGATTGCCTGGGGGCTCGGGTTGGATCGGATGGCGATGGTGGCGCTGGGGATCTCCGATATTCGGGATCTCTTCTCGCCCGACCTTGGATTGATCCGCGAAAAACGAACGGTACAGGAAGGACTGGGTTAG